The DNA region cgaggcggccggtccgcatatgtttatatattgcttggttagccctgtgtggcttttgttggtattttctgcttgcagggtatattggatagtccgtaaaataaaggaaactctgccgaaattttctggaaattacctaaatttgaaataaagtcttgtcggcttccgccatatactagaatgagttgatagaatttgagataatatttgatagatgggttcgggtgcccagatcgggcactagtcacggcctacggggttggatcgtgacagccTCAATATCCGTTGGAGTGTAGCCAATGATCCATGatccatgtaggaaatcaattccTTGATTCATCATAATGTACAGTAATCAATATATACAAAAGCTAGGCCGTAATTACCTAGGCTATCAATGATATAATTAccttattctaggagatattctagattctaggagatattctagctgtacataatattctaggagatattctagCTGTATATAATAATGGCTAATTACAACAGTTATCAAGTAACTTTAATGATACAAAAAATAGTTTCATGGCTTCACTGGCACAACACAACTAATAAAGTTCAATAATTTTAATGATAAAAATTGTTTAATAAGAAACCAAATAAAAACATAACTATAAAAACTGAAGGAAGGCCAGAGCTTCATGCGTATCACTAAAGTATGTGTTGATTTCTTTAAAAATAGAATTCACGAAAAAGTAAAATTTTCTCCGAAAAATTATAGAGGTGACTTTAATGATACAATGGATGAAGTTCACTATCTTTAATGATACAAAAAATAGTTTCTTGACTTTACTAACCGGCAAAGTTCAAAGACTTTAATGAtacaattttttctttttcttttgtgatTTCACTAGTACATCGGGTGAACTTAGGTAACTTTCACCTTTGAATAATCTTTTATATTAGTATTTAGAACGAGAAACATAAATAATAGAGAGAACAAAGAAGAGAGAGTGAAAAATGCACCCAAGAATACCGAGACAAAACTCTCTGTATTTCTTATTAATACATGAACGCATTAAGAAAATCATTAATACATTCATTTCAAGACTAACTttatattttcaaaaataaataaatacaaacacacacacacaaacaaaaaaaaaaaacttctgttCCACTTGGTGAAAAGCTTGGCCCTTTTTGCCGCAGAGAATTTTTCCCAAAACTTGTCCTCCTCCTGCTTATACTCTCACTCATGCTTTTTCTTTGCTCAAAATGTAAAAAAAATTACACTTCAAAGAataaattttctttttatacAAAAATCACAAGAATGAATTAAAATTTAATTAGCTTTGTATGGAGTAGGTTTAGGCATATCCTTGATGATACCACACATAAGGTCATTATCAGGCATGTTGTACTCATCTTTAAGTGAGTAATTTGGAGAAAGGACACTGAAATATAATTGGTGTCCCAAATAACTTCTCTCCAATGCATTAGACCTCAAATTCCATAATCCAGCATTGTCAAGTGTAGTCATTACGGCTGCCCATGATTTTGGGTAAATTTGGATTGTGTTCCTGCTCACTGCATCAAGCAAGTTGTAGTTCCTCCTCTTTTCTGGTGTCCACTTCCCTGGTTCAATCCTGCATATGCAACCACAAAATGTTATGCACTGACAGtgcaaaaaatatttataaagatCAGATCGCATGTTATTACGATAATTAGATAATTGGTATCACGATAGGGATGGAGCTAGGTTGAAGGGAAGGGGGTTCAATTGGATTCCTTTCGTTGGACATTATACTACTGTCAGGGACGGAGCTAGCATGGAAAGTACGGGTTTGGTAGAGCTCATTTTGGTCCAACTCCTGCATTTTTGTTGAAAAATCCACTATACATGTACATGTAGTAAAGTTCAGAACATATAAACTTTAAATCTTGGATGTATGAAAATAGAGAAAAAAGAATATTTGTGGTTATATAAAAGCTCTTGAATCCCCTTAATGGAAGGGAGACAAGGGAGTTCAAAACGTTTTAGGTCATAGGTTCGAATCCAGTGAGACATTCTCTTTGTACAAATTTCTAGTTCCACCACTGGCTATAAGAAATTAGATTATATAACAATGTAAAAAAATTTCATGCTAAAAGCATGAAGTTGATCAAGATTAGGAGTTTAATAATGTTAATTAGAGATACTTACGCAACAGCAAAGAAGGAGTGTCCAGCCAAATGCCAAGATTGAACACTCTTTCCAGGGTTCTCAAAGATGATCTCCACAAAGTTGCGGTAAGTGGCATTGACCACATTAGGTGCAAGAGTGATTTTGTCTTGTCCTTCTTTCCCAGTACTGGGTTCATATTCATCCTTGATCAAGTCATACTTGAACACCTTGTCCGCAACTTTATAGTACTCAGCCAACTTAATTGGAGTTGTGGGGTCCACGTGGGAGACACCGTTAACGGCGTAACGGAGCTTACCGTCAACTTTGCCAGCTGAAGTGACTAGCTTGATGGTTCGGGTGATGTTGATTTGTCCATAGTGGTAAGATCCCTGAGGGTTAGGTCTAGCTGCACTTGCTGTTAGATTCCAACGGAACGAACGGAACTGGTTAAGGGACCATGCCCACCCTTCAGGTGCCTTAGGCAACTCGGGTGAGGCGGGGCCTTTTCCATTGGCATAACGGAGAGTGGCAGTGGCAACATGTGGTTCCTTAGTGAACCTCGTGGAAGCCACAAGGAAATAGTCCTTGGGCTCCTGATCAGCAGTGACCAAGACAGAGAAGCACTGTCCCAAATGCACGTCTAGGGATTCGTACACATTTTGCACGGTGTGAGAACCCTCAATCTCGACGAGCTTCAAAGTGTGGCCTTGGATCCTAACATTGATGGAATCCTTCATTCCGACGTTGCAAAACCTGAACCTGTAGGTCTTTCCAGGGGTCATAGTGAACATTGGCTCATCCTTACCATCGCCTTTTCCACTTTTACCATTGATAATCACACCTTGTGGCCTTCCTAGAGCGCGTCCGCTATCCAACAAGCTTTTCAATTCAGTGTGGCTCTTGGTGTACCAATCGCCGACAAGGACCATGTGATCAGCCTCAGGGGTGTCAAATGGGACAGGGATCAACGCACGGCTCAGGACACTAATGCCACCGTAACCACCAGCAGCGCGGTGCAAGCTAGTGGTGGGGTAGTAGTAGTAGCTACCGATTTGATCCTTGACCTGGAAACGATAGGTGAAATTGCTACCTGGAGGGATCGGGCAATTGGTACCAAGGGTTCCTTCTTGCCACGAGTTCTTCCTTTGTTGGATGCCGCTCCATGTGAAAAGGAGTGGCTCGTCCAATTGGTTGAACACATTGACAACAACGTTGTTGTTGGATGTGCCATTAATTCTAGGTCCGGGGAATTGGCCATTGATTAAAATGACTTTTTGGGGCACGCCAAGAGGAGAAACGGTGCCATAAGTGACTTTCCACTCGTGAAACAGATAAGGATCCTCTCCATTCACGAAGACGTTGCAGGTAATTGCTAGCAAAATTGCTAGCATGCACCTCGACctgttattcattttttttttcttttttcttcttctcttgtgTTTCTTATGGTTTTTCGATCCTTTAAAACTTTGTTTTGATCGAATCGAAAAAACCAAAAAGAGAACCAGAGAAAAAAAGGAAACAAGCTTATTTGAAGGACATAGAAAGGATATTGATGTTTTGAGAGTAATTTTGGTCTATTTAAATTGTAAGTACAAAGGGTGATAGCCATTCAAATTTTCCTTCGTTGCCCGCAAAAACCGTTCTCCTCTTGTTTGTTTGGTTCTCCTTTAATCTCTCTCTGCTTCAATATTTGTGTAGAAACAGAATTCTGTTATACCGAACAAAGCTCGTAATAAAAAGTACCTTATTTTATGAAAACATAGAATATGTTACATAGCGAAGTTCACGGGAAATAGAAAAATTGAACCAAATCGAAATCAAATGCCAAAAAAATCATCATTTTTTAGTTTGATTTaattttggttttaaattttgGGAACCGACATAATttagtttggttttggttttaagcAAAAACTAATTGGAAAAACTGAACCGAATCGACTATATCATATCAATTTCGAAATTTATAACTACACATACGTACGTATGTTTTTGTataactttttaaattttttacggTACATATTAATTCTTTACACTCTTGATTCGTAATCTAGTCTTTGACCTTACCTTCTAATTTGATTTGTAGTCTTTATTTGACAAATCGAAGAAATTATGTTAAAAATAATTTGTCTTTTAATTACTCATCATTTTTTAATTCAATTATAATCAAAATATCTAGTAAATTATAGCTCTTCAATTTTTTTACACAAAAAAAGCATTGTAAGAAGTATATTAAGTTCCTTGAAAATAGCTCAATTTTTGGACAATCCATGCAGTTTTCCGGTTGAAGCTACATATATAACTCTTTTACATATGTAGTGTcttcttttcttaaaaaataattaGCTTGATGATATTATGCTAGAGAATAGTC from Lycium barbarum isolate Lr01 chromosome 10, ASM1917538v2, whole genome shotgun sequence includes:
- the LOC132616000 gene encoding L-ascorbate oxidase homolog translates to MNNRSRCMLAILLAITCNVFVNGEDPYLFHEWKVTYGTVSPLGVPQKVILINGQFPGPRINGTSNNNVVVNVFNQLDEPLLFTWSGIQQRKNSWQEGTLGTNCPIPPGSNFTYRFQVKDQIGSYYYYPTTSLHRAAGGYGGISVLSRALIPVPFDTPEADHMVLVGDWYTKSHTELKSLLDSGRALGRPQGVIINGKSGKGDGKDEPMFTMTPGKTYRFRFCNVGMKDSINVRIQGHTLKLVEIEGSHTVQNVYESLDVHLGQCFSVLVTADQEPKDYFLVASTRFTKEPHVATATLRYANGKGPASPELPKAPEGWAWSLNQFRSFRWNLTASAARPNPQGSYHYGQINITRTIKLVTSAGKVDGKLRYAVNGVSHVDPTTPIKLAEYYKVADKVFKYDLIKDEYEPSTGKEGQDKITLAPNVVNATYRNFVEIIFENPGKSVQSWHLAGHSFFAVAIEPGKWTPEKRRNYNLLDAVSRNTIQIYPKSWAAVMTTLDNAGLWNLRSNALERSYLGHQLYFSVLSPNYSLKDEYNMPDNDLMCGIIKDMPKPTPYKAN